The sequence below is a genomic window from Brevibacillus laterosporus.
TCTTGCTGCTTTTGTAACAGGAATTACAGAACCCATTGAATTTTTATTCTTATTCGTTTCACCAGTGTTATACGGAATTCATGTACTCATGACAGGATTAGGATTTATGGTTATGTCTTTACTTGGAGTAGTTATTGGTAACACAGATGGCGGTGTATTAGACTTTTTAATCTTTGGGGTATTACAGGGCACCTATACTAAATGGTATTTAGTACTCGCTGTAGGGATAGTGTGGTTTGCTATTTATTACACAGTATTCCGATATATAATTAAAAAATTTAATTTGAAAACGCCAGGACGTGAAGAAATAACCAAAGATATTGGTGAAGAAGTAATGACTAATAAGAAAAAAGGGAAATATGATGAGGAAAGAATTTTAAGTGCGTTAGGCGGAAAAGAAAATATTGAGTCATTAGATAACTGTATTACTCGTTTACGTCTTGTCGTGAAAGATATGAGTAAAGTAAATCAACCCGTCTTAAAAGAGTGTGGTGCACTTGGTGTTGTTGTACTTGATAAACATAATGTACAGGTTATTATTGGAATGCAAGTAGCTTCCGTTAAAGCTCAATTGGACAAATTAGTATAAAGATGAGGTTGGATTAAAATGAAACATTCATTTGATGAAGTAATAAATAGATTAGGTACCCATTGTACTCAATGGGACTATATTGAAGATCGATTTGGAGAAAAGGACCTTTTGCCATTCTCTATATCAGATACAGATTTTCTATGCCCGCCCGAAATACTTGAGGCATTAAGAAAGCGTATAGAGCACGGGATTTTTGGTTATACGAGATGGAATCATCAGGAGTTTAAAGATGCAATTCAACAATGGTACCAAAAGAGATTTTCTACATTAGTTAATGAGGATTGGATTCTATATAGTCCTACTGTTATTTATACGATTTCAAAGCTAATTGAACACATAACAGAAGAAGGAGATCATGTCGTTGTACAAACTCCTGCCTATGATGCTTTCTTTAAATTAGTAGAAGATAATAAGCGGGTTTTCTCTGGGAACAAGCTACTTTATGAAAATAACACGTACTCCATTGATTTTCAGGATCTAGAGAAAAAGCTTGCTCATCCTCATGCTAAAGTTTTTCTATTATGTAGTCCTCATAATCCGACTGGACGTGTATGGACTAAAAAAGAATTGAAAAAAATGATTGCTCTTTGTAAAAAACATCAGGTATATGTGATTTCCGATGAAATCCATATGGATATTGTAAGGAAGCCTAATGTGCATATTCCTATCGTTGAAGTTGCAGAAGATCTAGATCATGTGTGTATTTGTACATCAGCAAGTAAAACATTCAATACACCTGGATTAGGAGGATCCTATGCAATTATTCCTAATCAAGAATTAAAGGAGAGTTTTCTCGTTACCTTGAAGAATAAAGATGGACTTTCTTCAACGAGTACTCTAGGTGCAATTGGATTAATGACTGCTTATCTTAAAGGTGGTCAATGGGTGGATGACTTAAACGTTTATATTGAAAATAATATGGAATTAGTAAAGGGATTTCTTAACAAGCATATCCCATCTGCCCATTTAGAAATCCCTGAATCCACCTATTTAGCCTGGATTGATGTATCTAATCTTCCATATACTGATGAACAACTACAAAATGCACTGATTCATCATGGTAAAGTAGCTATAATGCCAGGGGAAATGTACGGAAAGGATGGAAAAGGCTTCTTACGCATGAATGTAGGCTGCCCATCTTCAAAAATAATAGATGGATTACAACGATTTAAAAGTGCCATAGATTATCTTGAAAATAAATATAAATAATTAAGTGGTTCCCTAAATTAGAGGAGAATGAATCGTGTTAACAACAACTAGCGATTAAAAAACAGAATAGATCCCATAGGGATAGTCTTGCCCTCTGACGGAACATTGATATTATCCCCTTAACGGATAGTCGAAAAAAGGGGATAATAATTTTTTTAGTGCTTATTCAAAAACTCGATTGTTTTCCCTAACGTCTTTTCAGCATGTGATGAGGTAAAATCAAACTGATACTCATGGCCTAATTCAGACTTGGTTCCATCAAATAACACACTCTCCACTTCCACGTTATTTTTTTTAAGAACCTCTATAAGATCTGTTGAGTGTGGCGCCAAAGGATCAGCATCTCCAACGGTCAAAAAGACAGGTGGGAAATCAGATGTTACCTGTTTGACTATAGACATCTCATCTAGCTTGGGTATGGATGAGAAATCTTTTACCCCTGTGTAGGACCATACTAGAGTTTGCAATAAAATCTTTGATAATGCTGAGGATTGAGAGTCATAGACTTTGTTGACGATTCTATCCATGTTATAAACCCCACAAAACAAAATAACTCCTTTTACTTGTTTCTTATTTATATAAGGGTTAATATCCATTGCCTTTGCTAATTTTTTATTAGAAATAACGGCGACAGTTTGACTGGCCATTTGAGCACCCGCTGAATCGCCACCAATGAACAATCGATTAATATCGCCTCCATATTGAGCGATATTATCCTGCAAGTATTTCAGAGCTTGATTAGCTTGAATTATTGGACCAGGGTATTTTTGAGCTGGCGCGATCGCATAGTTAATATTTGCTACTACATATCCTGCTTGGGCTAGTGACATACCGTACTCTTGCGTTTGTTCCTTACTACCTGATACAAATCCACCTCCATGAATCCACATAATAACAGGAAGATTCTTATCAATGTTTTTCGGATAATAAATATCTAAAAGGCTATTGTCAATTTCTCTACCGTAAACAATATCTTTTTTAACAACAACTTGTTGTTTAGTTGTTTCAATGTCTTTAGGCGAAGCAAAAGGCTTAGCTTCGAATAGTTGCTTAATTATAAATGCGTTCATTGCAGGAGTAAACTGATAAATGATAACAAACAATATAGGAGCGGAGATAATAGAGATAATCGGAATCATCCATCTTTTTTTTAGATAAAACTTTTTCCTTGTTGTCAATTGCGTGTCACCCTTTCTTTGTTAGTTATTATCTTCCACGCAACTGCCAAACATGTATTGCCTTTGGGAACAGGGATACAATAAAACCTCTTACTAATTTAGATCAGGGGTTTTGGCATTTCTAAAAATTCATTTTGTTTTACCTTCGGCGACTTAGTCCGTATGTTTTTTAGCTACTCTTCGTTCAGAAATTGTTTATCAGGGGAAAAGTCCCTGGCATGAACGGATGCGAAGTCTGCTACATAGAACGATTTCTCATCTCGATTCCATCCAATGATCTGAATGTTAGCTGAGGAATGCAAGTACATGCTCAGTTCATGCGATCCATTGGTTCCACCAAAAGGATAAGTATAGGCGGGAATGTTCTTGTAAAATCGAATCATGGAATAGACAGTGTTGATTAAATGAATGATGTAAAACTGCTGCAAATCGGTCATTGATTTTCATTTTCAAACTCGATAAGTCCTGGAGGTACAGATGAGCACTTGAGGATTTACGCCCTTCCTATCCGTTTTCACAAAAGCGAGATACAGCTCATCTGGTGAGATGAGCCTATTTACTTGTTTTCTCAAGTACATATAAATCTTCTTCAAGATTTGAAAGCTTATCTAAAACAAGCTTCCTTGCATCTCCTATTGCTTGATTATAGACGTATGGCCCAAGTTCTTTTATCATCTGGTCAATTAACCGCTCTGCTTGGAAACGTCCGATTTTTTCCATGTCTTCTTCTTCAAAAAAACGCTGAATATTTTCTACAATCATTTCTTTTTTCTCATTTGGTATTTTAACAAAGCTCATCTTATCCTCCTATTGCTTAAACGTTTTTTTCCGTCGTTCAATTAATCAGTTTAGGAACTTGTAGCATTTAAACCTTCCTTTGAACCTTAGAACAAATGAATAGAAAAGTTCAAGTATTGAAACTTTTTTTGTTGATGGTTTGCTTAAATAGTAAGAGAATATAAAGGACGTGAAAATATGATTATTAACCTTAATGTGAATAATGAAGAAATAGCTAGAAAGATTCTTAATGTACAAATTCCTGCATATGAAATAGAGGCTAAGATCATTAATTTTTATGGAATTCCACAGTTAAAAGATACAGTGGAAACCATTAGTAAATCTAATGAAATCTTTTTAGGATATATGATTGAGGAAGACTTGGCGGGTGTTATTTCTTACACAGAGAATCAAGATCACATAGATATTTGCCGACTAGTTGTTCACCCAAATCATTTCCGAAAAGGCATAGGCAAAAGTTTGGTTGGGTATTTAGTCCAGAATATAGTCAAAGGAAATAAAGCAACTGTTAGTACTGGTGCTAAGAATCTTCCAGCGAAAAAACTATATAATATGTTTGGATTTGTGGAAGTGAAAGATATTGAGGTTGCCCCTAATGTTTTTATCACATTATTAGAAAATTAGAATAATAGACATATCATTCTTTATGCATAAAATAGTACAACTTGCTAAGGGATTTGGAATCAAAGCCGATGATGCCATCATTAAAAACAGCAGTACGCCTCCAGAATTCTTTGGCAATCATACAGCTGAATATGTGGCAAAGGTTGATAATAGCGAATACGAAGTTTTAATCAGAGAAAATGAGCTTGTCTCTTTTGGCTTCAGTAAGCCAGATGGAATTAAGAAAAAAATAATGAGTTATGTAGATGGAAAATGGCCCATAGCAAAGGCTCAGAAAAGTGCTCTTGCTTTTTTAGAGAGCCCTATTTGGAAAAAGAGACACGTGAAGTATCAATAATTATTAAAGAAAAAGACTCCAGATACTTCGTTTATGTTGAAACTATGCATGAAGGATTGACTATCTCTGATAAGATTACACTATAGTAGTAGATAAACATACAGGTGAAATCGTTGCTTACGAGAAACAATTCCGTGATTTATCAAAACCACTCCCTGACGCAAAAGACAAGCAAGTGGTGGATGCAGCCCAACGTGAATATTTACGCGAGCAAAACATGCAGTTGGCTTATACTTATCCCTATAAAGATGGTAAACTGTAACCTACGCCAGTTATCGTATATAGCACACGAGGTTATGCCTACTCTTAATCCTGAGGGTAGGTAGCGAACTATGTTGTAACAAGAGATGGAGATAAACTACATACTTTTTTGATTTCCAGAACGTCGATTAGATAAATAAATCCTTCTGACGGAATCAACCGTTGGAGGAGTATTTTTGGAGGACGGTTCTAACATCAGGCAAAAAGTGATAGAACTCATTTTAAGTTTATTGAAATCGTGTTATAGTTTATTTATTCAGTTATTTATCCAACAAAAGGAAGTGGACAGAATGCCTGTTGAAACATTCAAAGCAACTTCACATTTGCAGAATGGAATGGTCGTCAAGGCGCGTTCCAGAAATTTCGAGTTGACGATTGACGAACCCAAGAAATTGGGTGGAACAGATACCGGAATGAATCCTGTTGAAGTAGTACTTTCCGCATTAGGCGCATGCCAATCTATCGTTGCTAGAGCTTATGCCAATAAGTTTAATGTACGTCTCGACGATTTTTGGGTGGAAGTTGAAGGTGATCTCGATACGGATGGCTTCATGAACAAATCTGATGTCCGCCGCGGGTATTCCGAGATCCGATACACATTTCACATCAAAACCGACGCGCCCAAAGAACGAGTTGAGTCATTCGTGCAATTTTTGGAGCAGACCTGCCCAGTTGGAGACACGATCGCTAATCCTGTCAATCTCAAGTTAAACGGAATTATTATCGAAAACTAATTCAAATTATTGAAATGATGCTAACGATTGTACTATTGCACCCTCATCTGGGTGCTTTCTTTTTAAGAACAACTCAAATAATAGTCAAGTGCCTGACGATTAAAAGTCGCAAGTAACGACAAAGCTGGGAGAAGGATGCATACAAGAAGAGCAAAGCCACCACATGAAAACAGAAACGTCATAATGGGTTAAGTGAGTAACTATAACCTTAAAAAATAGAAAATCCCCCTCAAAATAGTAGGTGTTAATCACTTAAATAATGGTTTAACACGTTCTATTGAAAGGGAGAAAATAACAAACCCTTGAGATTTTTCTAATCAGCCAATCCAGGCTAAAAGTCTTTATTGGCTAAAATAAGCTTTTATTGCTTGATAAAGCATTTGAATCGTTATAGCCAACAATATCACATGAGGCTAATATAAGTAAGCAGATAATAATATCTAACATAGTTAATCCTAATCCTTCGTATGGTGTAATTTTATTTTTTAGTAGGTCATACGCATCTTCAAGAGCTTCTTTTGCTGCATTAGAGGCATTGTAGAGTTTGAGCGCGTTATAACAATATAAAACTTTTTATCATTTGTTATCTTAATCTCGGTAACTTTTCGGTCAGTAGTATTTTCATTTTCATCATTATAGTATTTATTTTCTGTCACTGTAATCAATCTTACAGAAAAAATCCAAATTATGGTCTAATAATAGACTACTTTTAGATTTTTTTCTATACTTTTCCATAAATTTGTCGAATTTTATTTATCTGAGTCAATTATCTGTTTCATATTCGATTATTTTTTGAGTTGCATACTCGACATGTGAAATCAATGAGAAAATTACAGTTTTATTTACTTTCATGTAGTGGTTAGAAAAAAAATAGTATATAATTTCTTTCAATTATATACTTCGATAAGGAGTGTGGTTACTTATGAATTTTTACACCGAACCTCCTAAAAGATGCTCAGTTTGTAGAAACCAAAAGTTTCACAAAACCGAAACCCGCATACAGGTATTCGATGATATTGTAGACGGAGAACCAAGAAAGGTAGAGGTAAAACGTCAAAGGTATAGATGTCCGAATTGTCTGACTAAGGTATGGGACAAGGTTCATGGGGCATGTTCATATCGAAGGAAAACATATACTTTTATGGAAAGGGAGCAAAGTATTCGATCATTAAATGAAAGAAATAACTATTAGATAAAATAAGGTTATAATTTACATATTGCCGATAAAAAAACATGAAGCGACTCAGATTCATACCTTTGCAGGAGAAGTGAAAATGAACAATTCAAGAAAGTGTCAGTTCTAACCTGACACTTTTTCCTTTTTTACTATTCATCAAACCTATGTTCTTAATAGCTGACACAATGATAAAATGCATCCTATGAAATACGATTTGGTTAACTTTAGGAAGATGGTCTAAACATCTATTCTAAGGGTTTGATTGCAATATAAAGGAATTTTTTCACTCTTACACTCTGCGAATATTGACCGGTGTCCCGATTGAAACGAGTTTTGCAAGAGTCTCTACGTCATGATTATACATACGGATACAACCGTGTGACACATATTTACCAATGGAGGTAGGGTTGTTGGTACCATGGATTCCATAGTGAGGTTTGCTGAGGCCCATCCAGTATGTACCAAACGCACTCAAAGGTCCACCTGGGTATGAATTCGGGTAAGGTACTTTACTTACAATGGTAAAATCGCCGTACGGTGTTGAGGTGGCTATTTTGCCCAAAGCCACGGGAAATGAGCGGACAAGTTGGCTCCCATCAAATAAATATAGCTTTAGCTTAGATATTGAAATGCGGATGTGGTAGGACGGAATGTCATTCACCCCCTAATCAAGCCTCATACATCTTATGCGTGAGTAATGAAAGCGTAACAATAGCTGTGTTCTTTTAATAGGTCCTGAGATAATACTCATGCTTTTA
It includes:
- a CDS encoding pyridoxal phosphate-dependent aminotransferase, giving the protein MKHSFDEVINRLGTHCTQWDYIEDRFGEKDLLPFSISDTDFLCPPEILEALRKRIEHGIFGYTRWNHQEFKDAIQQWYQKRFSTLVNEDWILYSPTVIYTISKLIEHITEEGDHVVVQTPAYDAFFKLVEDNKRVFSGNKLLYENNTYSIDFQDLEKKLAHPHAKVFLLCSPHNPTGRVWTKKELKKMIALCKKHQVYVISDEIHMDIVRKPNVHIPIVEVAEDLDHVCICTSASKTFNTPGLGGSYAIIPNQELKESFLVTLKNKDGLSSTSTLGAIGLMTAYLKGGQWVDDLNVYIENNMELVKGFLNKHIPSAHLEIPESTYLAWIDVSNLPYTDEQLQNALIHHGKVAIMPGEMYGKDGKGFLRMNVGCPSSKIIDGLQRFKSAIDYLENKYK
- a CDS encoding alpha/beta hydrolase, which translates into the protein MIPIISIISAPILFVIIYQFTPAMNAFIIKQLFEAKPFASPKDIETTKQQVVVKKDIVYGREIDNSLLDIYYPKNIDKNLPVIMWIHGGGFVSGSKEQTQEYGMSLAQAGYVVANINYAIAPAQKYPGPIIQANQALKYLQDNIAQYGGDINRLFIGGDSAGAQMASQTVAVISNKKLAKAMDINPYINKKQVKGVILFCGVYNMDRIVNKVYDSQSSALSKILLQTLVWSYTGVKDFSSIPKLDEMSIVKQVTSDFPPVFLTVGDADPLAPHSTDLIEVLKKNNVEVESVLFDGTKSELGHEYQFDFTSSHAEKTLGKTIEFLNKH
- a CDS encoding DUF2164 domain-containing protein translates to MSFVKIPNEKKEMIVENIQRFFEEEDMEKIGRFQAERLIDQMIKELGPYVYNQAIGDARKLVLDKLSNLEEDLYVLEKTSK
- a CDS encoding GNAT family N-acetyltransferase translates to MIINLNVNNEEIARKILNVQIPAYEIEAKIINFYGIPQLKDTVETISKSNEIFLGYMIEEDLAGVISYTENQDHIDICRLVVHPNHFRKGIGKSLVGYLVQNIVKGNKATVSTGAKNLPAKKLYNMFGFVEVKDIEVAPNVFITLLEN
- a CDS encoding OsmC family peroxiredoxin, with the protein product MPVETFKATSHLQNGMVVKARSRNFELTIDEPKKLGGTDTGMNPVEVVLSALGACQSIVARAYANKFNVRLDDFWVEVEGDLDTDGFMNKSDVRRGYSEIRYTFHIKTDAPKERVESFVQFLEQTCPVGDTIANPVNLKLNGIIIEN
- a CDS encoding L,D-transpeptidase → MPSYHIRISISKLKLYLFDGSQLVRSFPVALGKIATSTPYGDFTIVSKVPYPNSYPGGPLSAFGTYWMGLSKPHYGIHGTNNPTSIGKYVSHGCIRMYNHDVETLAKLVSIGTPVNIRRV